AGAGGTTTAATgttgtggtccaccatggtgGGACCCTAGTANGCCAATATCCTATTGAATATGTTGGTGGGGAAAAGACATATTGGAGTGTGGACCCTGACAGATGGAGTTATTTCGAAGCAATAGATGTTGTTAAAGAATTGGGGTATTTGAATGTGAGAGACATATTTTATTGCATNGATAATATGCTACTTAAGTTGGAGGATGATAAAAGTGCAATGAACATGGTAGGCATTGTCAAACGGTTAGGGGAAGTTAAGCTTTATGTGGTTCACGGTGTGGATGATGCTACTTATGTTCAAATAGGGTTTGCTGCCAGGTATTGAACAACTTTTACCTAAGGCAGAGCATAGATTTTGCATGCGACACATGTATGCAAATTTTAGGAAGAAGTTCTCTGGCCAAAAGTTGAAGAATCTAATGTGGAAAGCTGCTGCAAGTACATATCCCCAAGCTTGGGAAAAAGAGATGCTAAATATGAAGGAAGTGAATGAAGAGGCTTACAAATATCTGATTGTTATCGNGCCAANgtattatttatacattatgaatACATTGATCACTTGTACAGTGCATATAACAATGATTTATATTGCTTGTAACAGATATTGGTCAAGGTCTAGATTTACAGGNNNNNNNNNNNNNNNNNNNNNNNNNNNNNNNNNNNNNNNNNNNNNNNNNNNNNNNNNNNNNNNNNNNNNNNNNNNNNNNNNNNNNNNNNNNNNNNNNNNNNNNNNNNNNNNNNNNNNNNNNNNNNNNNNNNNNNNNNNNNNNNNNNNNNNNNNNNNNNNNNNNNNNNNNNNNNNNNNNNNNNNNNNNNNNNNNNNNNNNNNNNNNNNNNNNNNNNNNNNNNNNNNNNNNNNNNNNNNNNNNNNNNNNNNNNNNNNNNNNNNNNNNNNNNNNNNNNNNNNNNNNNNNNNNNNNNNNNNNNNNNNNNNNNNNNNNNNNNNNNNNNNNNNNNNNNNNNNNNNNNNNNNNNNNNNNNNNNNNNNNNNNNNNNNNNNNNNNNNNNNNNNNNNNNNNNNNNNNNNNNNNNNNNNNNNNNNNNNNNNNNNNNNNNNNNNNNNNNNNNNNNNNNNNNNNNNNNNNNNNNNNNNNNNNNNNNNNNNNNNNNNNNNNNNNNNNNNNNNNNNNNNNNNNNNNNNNNNNNNNNNNNNNNNNNNNNNNNNNNNNNNNNNNNNNNNNNNNNNNNNNNNNNNNNNNNNNNNNNNNNNNNNNNNNNNNNNNNNNNNNNNNNNNNNNNNNNNNNNNNNNNNNACCATCCCAACCACCACCCCAACAACCAACTGAGGAAATTACACAACCATCCCAACCACCTGCTGAGGAAATGACACAACAATCTGAACCCCCACCAATCAGGCCCGACAAGTTACCCATTAGAAGACAACGTCCTTTATAATGTTCTAAAATTGTTGtacttttgtttatttggaTTTGGTCAGTTGTGTGGTAAACATTAGCCACAGGATATGTTTTGGATNTgctttaaatttcttttgatGTCAAACATTAAGCANTTAATTTGTTGGAATTGGTCAATGTAATGATTACATTGGTTCTGTTTATGCAAAGTTATGATTTTAATGCTTTGTACAATTTCAATCATGTTGTGTTTTATTGCTTTAACAACACATCAGTAGTCAACATAGGGACCAAATTTATAACTAATAAACATAAActgggactaaattgaacaattacttaatgtataaaatttcatcatttacTACAACAAATATAGCCATAACCTAAACATCACAACATTTCAACTCCATTGACCTTAAATCAGTACGTTCAACCACACTGGGACCACCTCTACAAACATCGTCACTTCAaccaaaatacacaaaacataaCTATGTTAATTACACTAAGAAAACCAGTCACTGCTACTAAtaattggatttttttcttCGAAGCTTTGAGTGCGTTTTCCAGATCATAAATCTTCCCCCTTTGCCTCCCAATAATAACATCCCTTTCgtcatcattttctttactGCACCACTTGAAATAGTTGCAACACATGCCATTACCANCTTCACTNTATTATTNATCaacaagaaaaatgtcaaacagAGTGTTAATTAATCAACAAAAATGTAGGNTTTATATTCACATTACCNTGTAGTTTCGACAACCCCAAAAATATCTTCCCGCATTCTTTGGAGTTCTAGCCATTTTTACTACTGCCATCTCACCACANTTGCAAATGGGGATTACCCCTGACCCCATTGAACCACCCCAAGGGGAATGATGAGAAGTACAACGACCCAAGGTATtccaagaagatgaagaagaatgggAAGCAGACATGGCTCGTTAACAAAGGGAAAAAGATTGGGAAATCATTAGAATCCACTCTCTTCAATTTATTCCCAAAATCAAAAATctgattaagaaatttaatttaaaaatttgtaacgGCTAGAAAGGATGCCCAgtcagcaaaaaactgacacCTCACATAGCAGTTGCAGAGCTGGACACcttgccgttaacaattttaacgctGTTAaggaaaaggaccaaattgaacattaaattcgttctttgggacgaaattgaacacaaattcaactcagggaccaaaacgaattttctgAACCAAAATTGAGActaaaaagagcttttaacctacatttaaaatcaacaaaaaaagaaaaaaaaaacaaagaaaatagtcATTGAAACACTGATCTTGCCCTTCTTCATGAGTTCATGCTGGTAATTTGgaattaatttgataaatttgtcaTTAATATTGTCTTCAATTATCAAACGTTATTTCTGAAAAGATGTTTTCAAAATCCATTATGTGGATAGTTAAAGTGCTATAGgatatgaaaatgaaatgataCTAAAATAGACGTGATACGATagaatgatattaaaataatagtagtTCTTCCTATTCTTAAGACTTATTAACCATGGTGTTAAGGAAGATTtcatatttcaaacacttttttttttggtatttctCTAACCCagtaatattgaatatttaaaaaagttatagcataatatatattattcatttaacaattatttttatttttataatctttaaatCTCCAAATTTCTTTCACTATTATAGTTCATTTCCTATTAGTGATGAGATAAAATATTCGTACTTATGATATCTCTcagtaaaatttgtaaaagtaaATAGATATTAATATGCGTATTTAAATACGAGAGCGGATATATGTATTATTGTATCGGATTCACATATATTAATTATCTGATAATAATTATAagtgacttttatttatatattttaaaattttaaatttaagtgatgaaaataaagttattaatgacaaaaatattaataatcgaggaataatttaaaatttaatttatatatccttatttttttttaaactataagaTTTAACTTATGTTATAAGAtctgaatttttaaaaattttatatttggacatgataatttgaatttgatttttagaaaaatcaaatttatctaCGTTAATAACTtgacttaaattaaaaattatttttttgtttatatttatatttgaaaaaattgtatttaatttttttaaaaatagaataaaaaatatttgttgttatcTTCCTATCGAAAAAATGAATAAGTATTTcgtaaaaaatatacattttcatttatttaacatacattataaaattaaaatatttataaaataataaaattttatattttaaaaacaaataaaataaaaataaagaaaagttaaataaatgtaaaaaatttgtacGTAGGAAGGatcattttctatttcataaatATCCCACAAATAACAATAACATAATAAACAGTTCAAAcaaaatgattaataataaCTTCTATGGTACCAAACTCAAGCCCTTTTGAttggttatttttattactGACATAAAGCAAGTAGGCATTAATTGGCGCCAAATGTTCTTTCCTTCTCACAAATTATCTTTGAAGTCGCAGCCCTAATCAATAACTCTCGCAATCTCAGGGATTTTGTTTCGGAGATTTTCACTTCGCAGGAGCACAACGAATGTCAGACTCACGGGCCCCTAAGCGCCCCAAAATAACTAGGTTTGTAAACGCTGTTGCTTGTCTTTGTGTTATCTATTTGCTTCCTAGCAATTTCAGTTGTTGTAAGTTTTGTTCTTCTCTCatgatttatgttttgttgttgttggaaTTATAAAGATGCAGAGCAAGAACTGAATCGCCACTGGGAACTTTTGATTTCCGTACTTCATTATATACTTACTCTATGGCATTGAGGAAACTAAAATCAGTTTTTTACTCTCAACTTTTGAAATAATGCGTATTCCCTCCCTCACCCTTTTGAAATAGATGAAAGGGATTTGATTATGGAGCTGATGATTGAAACGTTGTTTCAGGGGGGACGATGATTATATGCCGGGAAATATTCTTGAGATCGAGCTTTGTAATTTCATGACGTTTGACTATTTAAAATGCAAACCTGGGCCTCGACTGAATCTTGTAATTGGACCCAATGGCTCTGGTAAGAGTTCGCTTGTATGTGCTATTGCTCTTGGCCTGTGTGGAGAGCCCCAGGTTGGTTTGAGTTTTTCTGCTCTTGATCAGATTCTTAGgattgttatttttcaattgcaATGTGTCATGATTTGTTTATTACAGTTGCTTGGGCGTGCTACAAGTATTGGGGCATATGTGAAGCGTGGAGAAGAATCTGGCTACATTAAGATCACCTTGAGAGGGGACCATAGAAATGAACACATTAGCGTTATGCGGAAAATTAGTACTAATAACAAGTCTGAATGGTTGCTCAATGGTGGGTTAAAATACTCTAGACGTCTAAGTGTACTGAATGCCATTATTATTTTGACTGTAATTGTTATGTCTCCTAGTTGATACCGCATTGAGGACAGCTAAAATTGACAACAAAATTTGGTTTctggttttaatataaaatctctGATGGCTGCTTAGTATTGtgtttattaatttcatttatatttttacccAAAGTTACTTAGCTTCCTTTTAAAACCATCTACTGAATTAATAAAACTTTCTTTTCGTATGAATGGTTCTAACACGACCTCTTCATAGATTTATATTACAAGATATGAGGTTGATTTGATTCATTTTTGGACAAGTGTAACTTTATAGTCCTTGAAAAGGATGAAATTTATTTCTGCTCTTCAAAGTGGTAATCCTTTTTTGGATCAACATCTTCTGTGTTTTTTATGAGCATAGGGTCTTGGCTATTCCTTCTATCCAACattagtttttgtttatttgttatgATATATGAAGGTAATGATTTCAAATTTTTGGGGCACTGAGCAATATGTTAATGTGACTGTACTGGAACATCTGCATCTTTTTGGGGTGTCTTGGtcttaagttttttatatatttcttacaAATCTGCCTTCTTAGGAGTTAAACCTCGAAGGTTTCCTCTATATCTCCATTTATTTTCCGAGAAATTCTTTCtcttaaattatatacatattcCTCTTTAATCTTCCTTCTAAACTTAAACGTTGCACTATTCCCCTATATCTGAATTTTATGTGCCAGGAATTCCTATCCatcttgaaaggaaaaaaataaatttctcaaCGAGTGGCAAATAAAATGCAGCAATTTTTAGTATTTAAGAGAGTTTTAAAAAGTGtttccttgattaattttgcAGTCTGTCAATGTGTTAATTTCAGGAAGTGTGGTATCTAAAAAGGATGTGGCTGAAACCATTCAAAGGTTTAACATACAAGTCAATAATTTGACCCAGGTAAGCATATGACTGTGTTGACAACTCTATATGTacttcttattaaattttagtttaaagtAAGGATTCTAGGATGTTTAAGTAGTTAAGATGAAAACAAGAGTATTCGAatctaatatgattttattatctttattctaGAAGATTTATGTAGTTAAgataaagattattttattttaatccaatttgattatcttttgtcttttacttatttatattttgtcatTAGGATCACTAGTATTTATTCTATAGCCATCTTTGCCTATAAGACACATATTTCTGACCAATCAAGCATAATAGATATCACTTTCTTCTAAATTGCATGGTATTAGCTTTGGTTCTGATTTTTGCCATCTTTGCCTATAAAACACATAAGTGAAGTGGTTTTTAGTGAATAgggtgaaaagaaaaagaaataggaGAGAACTCTCTTCCAATGGTCTCCCCTGCATAATGATCTCTCCTTTCTCAAAGAGCCAATATTGAATTtacaacaacaataaatatgaaaatttccTATCCATGTTCCcccatttatattttatccCTCTAACTAATTAACTAACCAATCAATATTCTAACAATCTTAAACTAATCTTTCGTTCTCCTTCTATTGTAACATATGGAGTTGAAAataagaatgattttattattctcaatcatatcaattacattctcctttgctctatttgtaacaatcttaTCTTCTAAAATAGGGAAACAAAATAATCTAGAAGATTACacatctattttctctaattaggaagattttaTAGATATCTCTTTTAATTAAgaagatattttctctaattacaacaggATGGGATCTGAATCCATCCTGATTTTGACATGGAATGCCTAGATTTACCCAGATTAACCCACCTGACATGGGTATTGGTATGGGTAATACTTGACTTTTTTGATCAAGGACAAGGATGAGTATATGCATATTCATGCCATTACTCCATTCCTATACTCGTCCCTCTATTAATTGTTTACTCTTTTGTATAATTTACTTGgcatttataaaattgttatttggTACCTTATCAT
This genomic stretch from Vigna radiata var. radiata cultivar VC1973A chromosome 7, Vradiata_ver6, whole genome shotgun sequence harbors:
- the LOC111242013 gene encoding uncharacterized protein LOC111242013 → MSEERFNVVVHHGGTLVXQYPIEYVGGEKTYWSVDPDRWSYFEAIDVVKELGYLNVRDIFYCXDNMLLKLEDDKSAMNMVGIVKRLGEVKLYVVHGVDDATYVQIGFAARY